From Nitrospirota bacterium, a single genomic window includes:
- the rplI gene encoding 50S ribosomal protein L9, with protein sequence MKVILQETMEGVGHLGDLIDVKNGYARNFLLPRKKAVLADSRSIKAFEHIKRVAGERAKKEKSEIETHAKSISAVSITIQAQVGKDDKMFGAVTVKDIAEALAEKGFTVDRRKIQLDQPIKELGTVTVPIKLPRDVTATVAIHVVKKQEAEAAPAEA encoded by the coding sequence ATGAAAGTTATTCTGCAAGAGACGATGGAAGGGGTCGGCCATCTCGGCGATCTCATCGATGTAAAAAACGGATACGCACGCAATTTCCTGCTTCCGCGCAAAAAAGCGGTTCTGGCCGACAGTCGCAGCATCAAGGCGTTTGAGCATATCAAGCGCGTCGCCGGCGAACGGGCAAAGAAGGAAAAGTCGGAGATCGAAACCCACGCCAAAAGCATCTCAGCCGTGTCCATCACCATCCAGGCCCAAGTCGGCAAGGACGACAAGATGTTTGGGGCCGTCACGGTCAAGGACATTGCGGAAGCATTGGCGGAAAAAGGCTTTACGGTCGATCGGCGCAAGATCCAGCTGGACCAGCCGATCAAAGAGCTCGGCACCGTCACCGTCCCGATCAAGCTACCCCGGGACGTGACCGCAACCGTCGCAATCCATGTCGTGAAGAAGCAAGAAGCTGAAGCGGCCCCCGCCGAGGCCTAA
- a CDS encoding metal ABC transporter permease: MLDLLAYDFIQRSLLAAALVGALCSTIGVFVVLRGLAFMGAGTAHAAFAGVALGYLMGWPPLLMAILFGLATVWITGWVEEKGRMKLDVSIGILYTATMALAILFIGLMKTYNAEVYGYLFGNVLAVTSEELRTIAGLSIVVIGAIVLFSKELYFIAFDQEMAEASGVPARRIFFLLLTLVALTVVISLKTVGAILVFAMILIPASTAYQLTHSLSTLTWYSVCIGIACSVGGVLISSYWDIPSGPAIVLLATLFFFVAVLLSPKRQRRTLASS; the protein is encoded by the coding sequence ATGCTTGACCTGCTCGCCTACGATTTTATTCAACGTTCTCTCCTGGCAGCCGCGCTTGTTGGCGCCTTGTGCTCGACGATCGGGGTCTTTGTCGTGCTGCGAGGGCTGGCCTTTATGGGGGCCGGCACGGCCCATGCAGCATTTGCGGGAGTCGCGCTGGGTTATCTCATGGGCTGGCCGCCGCTGCTCATGGCTATTCTCTTCGGTCTTGCTACGGTTTGGATCACGGGATGGGTGGAAGAAAAAGGCCGGATGAAACTGGATGTCTCCATTGGCATTCTCTATACCGCGACCATGGCCTTGGCGATTCTCTTCATTGGTCTGATGAAGACCTATAATGCCGAGGTCTACGGCTATTTGTTTGGGAATGTGCTGGCCGTCACCAGCGAGGAGCTCCGCACGATTGCCGGATTGAGCATCGTCGTCATCGGTGCGATCGTGCTTTTTTCGAAAGAGCTCTACTTCATCGCCTTCGACCAGGAAATGGCCGAAGCTTCCGGAGTGCCGGCCCGGAGGATATTTTTTCTCTTGCTGACTCTGGTCGCCCTTACGGTGGTGATTTCACTCAAGACTGTCGGTGCGATCCTCGTGTTTGCGATGATCCTGATCCCCGCATCCACCGCCTACCAGCTGACGCATAGTCTCTCGACGTTGACCTGGTATTCGGTCTGCATTGGCATTGCCTGCTCAGTCGGGGGAGTGCTGATCTCTTCGTATTGGGATATCCCATCCGGTCCTGCCATTGTGTTGCTTGCCACGCTGTTCTTTTTTGTCGCGGTGCTTCTGTCCCCCAAGAGGCAACGCCGTACCCTTGCCAGCAGCTAA
- a CDS encoding metal ABC transporter substrate-binding protein translates to MAIALSYGLLTAPLVLAASPAEPLNIVVTIPVLKDLTEQVGGPHVHVTSLLSGYENEHTYSPKPSDLVAVRKARLLFEVGIGLEVWVSSLVKNAGSASLLVVTTSKGIALLQDTEHAGEGGERGNPHIWMDPENAMVMLQHIADALIAVDPAHATEYRANQAAYIRKLDQLRGELSERVARVADRRFIAHHPAWPYFARRFGFQIVGTIQPQSGSEPSALQLHGLIAAIKKDRIKVVVSEVQLSRRIPELLAKETGARVVVLTTLPGGLPHTETYLDMLRYNVLQLAQALEGL, encoded by the coding sequence GTGGCGATCGCTCTTAGTTACGGTTTGTTGACCGCACCTCTGGTCCTTGCCGCCTCGCCGGCCGAGCCTCTCAATATCGTGGTGACGATTCCCGTCTTGAAGGATCTGACCGAACAGGTCGGGGGCCCCCATGTCCATGTCACGTCCCTTCTAAGCGGCTATGAAAACGAACATACCTATTCGCCGAAACCGAGCGATTTAGTCGCGGTTCGGAAGGCCCGGCTGCTGTTTGAAGTCGGTATCGGCCTCGAGGTCTGGGTCTCTTCGCTGGTCAAGAATGCCGGCAGTGCATCGCTCCTGGTCGTGACGACCTCTAAGGGCATCGCGCTGCTTCAGGACACAGAACATGCCGGTGAAGGGGGCGAACGAGGCAACCCTCACATCTGGATGGATCCTGAGAATGCCATGGTGATGCTGCAGCACATCGCCGACGCGCTCATTGCGGTTGATCCGGCCCATGCGACGGAGTATCGGGCTAACCAGGCTGCCTACATTCGGAAGCTGGACCAACTGCGAGGGGAATTGAGTGAGCGGGTCGCGCGCGTGGCCGACCGGCGCTTTATCGCCCATCATCCGGCCTGGCCGTACTTCGCGAGACGGTTTGGCTTTCAGATCGTCGGCACGATTCAGCCCCAATCAGGCAGTGAGCCATCGGCGCTCCAGCTGCATGGCTTGATCGCCGCCATCAAAAAAGACCGGATCAAGGTCGTGGTGTCTGAAGTGCAGTTGAGTCGAAGGATTCCCGAGCTCTTGGCGAAAGAGACCGGCGCCCGAGTCGTGGTGCTCACCACGCTTCCCGGAGGCCTTCCGCATACGGAGACCTACCTCGACATGCTTCGTTATAATGTGCTCCAATTGGCCCAGGCGCTGGAAGGACTCTAG
- a CDS encoding metal ABC transporter ATP-binding protein encodes MSTPIIHFDHATFGFPGVIALEDISLEIQSGEFVGVIGPNGSGKTTLCRAVLGLMAPLKGHLRIFDCACDELRCHHRAKIGYLPQKGVVDRNFPVTVLETVMMGRYGALGLFTRPSGKDRKIAMEALAHVGMEDHRDSALGHLSGGQQQRVFIARALAQQPKVLLLDEPTTGLDITTQHNVVELVRHLHEELGLTVLLITHDINMIRLHVDRLVLLKTRLYAAGPPADVLKPEILSQVYGKDLVITERDTIIVEDYHHHHH; translated from the coding sequence ATGTCGACTCCTATCATACATTTCGATCATGCGACCTTCGGATTTCCCGGCGTCATTGCGCTTGAGGATATTTCGCTCGAGATTCAATCGGGCGAGTTCGTGGGGGTGATCGGGCCCAACGGGTCCGGAAAGACGACCCTCTGCCGCGCAGTCCTCGGGTTGATGGCGCCACTGAAGGGCCACCTGAGAATTTTCGATTGCGCCTGCGACGAACTGCGCTGTCACCATCGGGCCAAGATCGGCTACCTCCCTCAGAAGGGCGTGGTCGATCGTAACTTTCCCGTTACCGTTTTGGAAACCGTCATGATGGGACGGTACGGTGCCCTCGGTCTGTTTACGCGGCCATCGGGGAAGGATCGCAAGATCGCGATGGAAGCGTTGGCGCATGTGGGGATGGAGGACCATCGAGACAGCGCGCTCGGCCACCTCTCCGGAGGCCAACAGCAGCGGGTTTTTATCGCGCGAGCCTTGGCTCAGCAGCCCAAAGTGTTACTGCTTGACGAACCGACGACGGGGCTGGATATCACCACGCAGCATAATGTTGTCGAATTGGTGCGGCATCTCCATGAAGAGTTGGGCCTCACGGTCTTGCTCATCACCCATGACATCAATATGATCCGCTTGCATGTGGATCGGCTCGTGCTCCTCAAGACCCGTCTCTATGCAGCTGGGCCTCCTGCTGACGTTCTGAAGCCGGAGATCCTTAGCCAGGTCTATGGAAAAGATCTGGTGATCACGGAGCGGGACACCATTATCGTTGAAGATTATCACCACCATCATCACTGA